A window of the Cucurbita pepo subsp. pepo cultivar mu-cu-16 chromosome LG01, ASM280686v2, whole genome shotgun sequence genome harbors these coding sequences:
- the LOC111811356 gene encoding uncharacterized protein LOC111811356 produces the protein MTGAKSAFSELDSGIRGTVKFGDGSVVEIEGHGTILFVGKGGNHHKLTGVYFIPRLKANIVSLGQLDKAGCHISIKRGLLRIRDDRRRLLTQVRCTTNCLYILKLEIEQPVNFSARYRKMEDLLGRGEPPGLAARQLEEEAAEQDVESGGHAARDTEP, from the exons atgaccggggccaagtctgcgttctccgagcttgactcggggattcgcgggacggtgaaattcggcgaTGGCTCCGTCGTCGAAATCGAAGGGCACGGCACCATCCTAttcgtcggcaagggaggcaatcatcacaagctgaccggcgtctacttcatcccgagactcaaggctaatattgtgagcctgggtcaactcgataagGCCGGCTGCCACATTTCCATCAAACGCGGGCTACTTAGGATCCGCGATGATCGACGACGgttgctcacgcaagttcggtGCACGACAAACTGCCTTTACATCCTAAAGctagagatagagcaaccagtCAACTTCTCGGCCAGGTAccggaagatggaagacctattaggaagaggtgaaccacctggactggcggcgcgccaactcgaagaagaggcggccgaacaagacgtggagtctggaggac atgccgccagggacaccgagccatag